The Tardiphaga alba genome includes a window with the following:
- a CDS encoding SDR family NAD(P)-dependent oxidoreductase: protein MSLSRSSHALVTGGGRGIGRAIASSLVKAGATVTIMGRNRKVLDEVVAAGDAHHAIAADVSDQAAMQAVISDAAKRQPIDILVANAGAAESAPFLKSDTALFQRMMDVNFMGVVHATHAVLPDMVARKSGRIIAVASTAGLKGYGYVSAYVAAKHAVVGLVRSLALEVATKNVTVNAVCPGFTETDLLEGSIDNIMSKTGRTREQAIAELAKHNPQGRLVKPEEVADAVLWLCGAGAGSITGQSIAVAGGEV, encoded by the coding sequence ATGTCCTTGTCCCGTTCCTCCCACGCTCTGGTGACCGGCGGCGGTCGCGGCATCGGCCGTGCCATCGCGTCGTCGCTGGTGAAGGCCGGTGCGACCGTCACCATCATGGGCCGCAATCGCAAAGTGCTGGACGAGGTGGTGGCTGCGGGCGACGCGCATCACGCCATTGCCGCCGATGTGTCCGATCAGGCGGCGATGCAGGCTGTGATTTCGGATGCCGCCAAGCGCCAGCCCATCGATATCCTCGTCGCCAATGCCGGCGCCGCCGAATCCGCGCCCTTCCTCAAATCCGATACCGCGCTGTTCCAGCGCATGATGGATGTGAATTTCATGGGCGTCGTGCATGCAACCCATGCCGTGCTGCCCGACATGGTCGCGCGCAAGAGCGGCCGCATCATCGCCGTTGCCTCCACCGCCGGACTTAAGGGCTACGGCTATGTCAGCGCCTATGTCGCAGCAAAACATGCGGTCGTCGGCCTCGTGCGCTCGCTGGCGCTGGAAGTGGCGACGAAGAACGTCACGGTGAATGCGGTGTGTCCGGGCTTCACCGAGACCGATCTGCTCGAAGGCTCCATCGACAACATCATGAGCAAGACGGGCCGTACGCGCGAGCAGGCCATTGCCGAACTCGCCAAACACAATCCGCAGGGCCGCCTCGTGAAGCCCGAGGAGGTCGCCGACGCCGTGCTGTGGCTGTGTGGCGCGGGGGCGGGTTCCATTACCGGACAGAGCATCGCCGTCGCCGGAGGCGAGGTGTAA
- a CDS encoding enoyl-CoA hydratase family protein, whose amino-acid sequence MTALVKNKIANPVTLPLADYKPEHFLLKVDGRIATVTLNRPDRKNPLTFQSYRELTDFFRACAMDDQVTTIVVTGAGGNFSSGGDVFEIIGPLIEMNTRDLTAFTRMTGDLVKAMRACPQPIIAAVEGICAGAGAIMAMASDMRLAATGAKVGFLFNKVGLAGCDMGACAILPRIIGQARASELLYTGRFMSAEEGERWGFFSRIVAPDEVLAQAQTLAKSISEGPTYANTMTKRMLSMEWAMSIEEAIEAEAVAQALCMTTEDFARAYHAFANKQKPVFEGN is encoded by the coding sequence ATGACTGCACTCGTGAAGAACAAGATCGCCAATCCCGTCACGCTGCCGCTTGCGGATTACAAGCCCGAGCATTTCCTGCTCAAGGTGGATGGCCGCATCGCCACGGTGACGCTGAACCGGCCAGACAGGAAAAACCCGCTCACCTTCCAGAGCTATCGCGAACTCACCGATTTCTTCCGCGCCTGCGCGATGGATGATCAGGTCACCACCATCGTGGTCACCGGCGCGGGCGGAAACTTCTCATCGGGCGGCGACGTGTTCGAGATCATCGGTCCGCTGATCGAGATGAACACGCGTGACCTCACTGCGTTCACGCGCATGACCGGCGATCTGGTGAAAGCCATGCGCGCCTGCCCGCAGCCGATCATCGCCGCCGTGGAAGGCATCTGTGCCGGTGCCGGCGCCATCATGGCGATGGCGTCCGACATGCGCCTGGCCGCCACCGGCGCCAAGGTCGGCTTCCTGTTCAACAAGGTCGGCCTTGCCGGCTGCGACATGGGCGCCTGTGCGATCCTGCCGCGCATCATCGGCCAGGCCCGTGCGTCCGAACTGCTCTATACCGGCCGCTTCATGAGCGCGGAGGAGGGCGAGCGCTGGGGCTTCTTCAGCCGCATCGTGGCACCCGACGAGGTGCTGGCCCAGGCGCAGACGCTGGCCAAGTCGATCTCCGAAGGCCCGACCTATGCCAACACCATGACCAAGCGCATGCTGTCGATGGAATGGGCGATGTCCATCGAGGAAGCCATCGAGGCGGAAGCCGTGGCGCAGGCGCTGTGCATGACCACCGAGGATTTCGCGCGCGCCTATCATGCGTTTGCGAACAAGCAGAAGCCGGTGTTCGAGGGAAACTAA
- a CDS encoding bifunctional salicylyl-CoA 5-hydroxylase/oxidoreductase, translated as MKIAIIGGGPAGLYSAILLKKQRPQAQITVYERNRPDDTFGFGVVFSDTTLDTFEKYDLPSYQRITQEFAYWDDIAIHFRGTQHRVGGNGFCGCSRRTLLLILQDRARELGVHLMFEADITDEARFADCDLVLLADGINSHFRNKYIEHFAPEIDLRTNKFTWMGSTKPLDAFTFLFQETEWGPFIAHAYQYEAGHSTWIFETDAETFKRAGLEGLGEQESADRMHAIFKDFLGDHKLLINRSMWRNFPMMRNKRWVKDNMVLLGDAKATAHYSIGSGTKLAMEDAIALYEAMGKAPTVEAALQAYETGRREETEKIQHSADVSLVWFEHLERFWDFDPVQFAFGLMTRSKAITYDNLAMRAPGFVKQVDKVFAKQVKARGFDVDVETPEVPMFQPFRLRDMVLANRAVVSPMCMYSAKDGMPNDFHLVHYGARAMGGAGLVFTEMVCVGKDARITPGCAGIWTDEQEAQWKRIVDFVHGQSAAKICLQLGHAGRKGASKLMWEGMDRPLKDGAWDIVSASPLPYYPDSQVPAELDRAGMDRIKQQFVDATIRGDRAGFDMLEMHTAHGYLLASFLSPLTNSRTDEYGGSLENRLRFPLEVFTAMREAWPKHKPMSVRISATDWAEGGTTGDDAVAFARAFAEAGVDLADISTGQTVKESRPIYGRMFQTPYSDQVRNEADIATMCVGNITTADQVNTILAAGRADLVALGRPHLTDPSFTIKAAAWYGAKDAYCAPQYMPGKDQIFRNSVRDKQDFDDLKIKAKPKTRAEMRAEAAKSLAAE; from the coding sequence ATGAAGATCGCGATCATCGGTGGCGGACCGGCGGGGCTCTATTCTGCGATCCTGCTGAAGAAGCAGCGGCCACAGGCCCAGATCACGGTCTATGAGCGCAACCGGCCCGACGATACCTTTGGCTTCGGCGTCGTGTTCTCTGACACCACGCTCGATACGTTCGAGAAATACGATCTTCCGAGCTATCAGCGCATCACCCAGGAATTCGCCTACTGGGACGACATCGCCATCCACTTCCGCGGCACCCAGCATCGCGTCGGTGGCAACGGTTTCTGCGGCTGCTCGCGTCGCACGCTGCTGCTGATCCTGCAGGATCGCGCGCGTGAACTCGGGGTGCACCTGATGTTCGAAGCCGACATCACCGATGAAGCACGTTTCGCCGATTGCGATCTGGTGCTGCTGGCCGATGGCATCAACAGCCACTTCCGCAACAAGTATATCGAGCACTTCGCGCCCGAGATCGATCTGCGCACCAACAAGTTCACCTGGATGGGTTCGACCAAGCCGCTCGATGCTTTCACCTTCCTGTTTCAGGAAACCGAGTGGGGCCCGTTCATCGCCCACGCCTATCAGTATGAAGCCGGCCACTCGACCTGGATCTTCGAGACCGATGCCGAGACCTTCAAGCGCGCCGGTCTCGAAGGCCTCGGCGAGCAGGAGTCGGCCGATCGCATGCATGCGATCTTCAAGGACTTCCTCGGCGACCACAAACTGCTGATCAACCGCTCCATGTGGCGCAATTTCCCGATGATGCGCAACAAGCGCTGGGTGAAGGACAATATGGTCCTGCTCGGCGACGCCAAGGCGACCGCGCATTACTCCATTGGCTCCGGCACCAAGCTGGCGATGGAAGATGCCATCGCGCTCTATGAAGCCATGGGCAAGGCGCCGACCGTCGAAGCCGCGCTGCAGGCCTATGAAACCGGTCGCCGCGAGGAGACCGAGAAGATCCAGCATTCCGCCGATGTCTCGCTGGTCTGGTTCGAGCATCTCGAGCGGTTCTGGGATTTCGACCCCGTGCAATTCGCCTTCGGCCTGATGACGCGCTCGAAGGCGATCACCTATGACAATCTGGCGATGCGTGCACCCGGTTTCGTCAAGCAGGTCGACAAGGTGTTCGCAAAGCAGGTCAAGGCGCGCGGCTTCGACGTTGATGTGGAGACGCCGGAAGTGCCGATGTTCCAGCCGTTCAGGCTGCGTGACATGGTGCTTGCGAACCGCGCGGTGGTCTCACCGATGTGCATGTACTCTGCCAAAGACGGCATGCCGAACGACTTCCACCTCGTGCATTACGGCGCGCGCGCCATGGGTGGTGCGGGCCTCGTCTTCACCGAGATGGTCTGTGTCGGCAAGGATGCGCGCATCACGCCCGGCTGCGCCGGCATCTGGACCGACGAGCAGGAAGCGCAGTGGAAGCGCATTGTCGATTTCGTGCATGGCCAGTCCGCTGCCAAGATCTGCCTGCAGCTCGGTCACGCCGGCCGCAAGGGCGCCAGCAAGCTGATGTGGGAGGGCATGGATCGCCCGCTCAAGGACGGTGCGTGGGACATCGTCTCGGCATCGCCGCTGCCTTATTATCCGGATAGCCAGGTGCCCGCCGAACTCGACCGCGCCGGCATGGACCGCATCAAGCAGCAATTCGTCGATGCCACCATCCGCGGCGATCGCGCCGGCTTCGACATGCTGGAGATGCACACGGCGCACGGCTATCTGCTCGCCAGCTTCCTGTCGCCGCTCACCAACAGCCGCACCGATGAATATGGCGGCTCGCTGGAGAACCGCCTGCGCTTCCCGCTCGAAGTGTTCACGGCGATGCGCGAGGCATGGCCAAAGCACAAGCCGATGTCGGTGCGCATTTCGGCGACGGACTGGGCCGAAGGCGGCACCACCGGTGACGATGCCGTCGCCTTCGCGCGTGCATTCGCGGAAGCCGGCGTCGATCTCGCCGATATCTCCACCGGCCAGACGGTGAAGGAGTCGCGTCCGATCTATGGTCGTATGTTCCAGACGCCGTATTCGGATCAGGTGCGCAACGAGGCTGATATCGCCACCATGTGCGTCGGCAACATCACCACGGCGGATCAGGTGAACACCATTCTGGCCGCCGGCCGCGCCGATCTCGTGGCACTTGGCCGCCCGCATTTGACGGACCCGTCTTTCACCATCAAGGCTGCGGCCTGGTATGGTGCAAAGGACGCTTATTGCGCGCCACAATATATGCCGGGCAAGGATCAGATCTTCCGCAACAGCGTGCGTGACAAGCAGGATTTCGACGATCTGAAAATTAAGGCTAAGCCGAAGACACGCGCGGAAATGCGTGCCGAAGCGGCAAAGTCGCTTGCTGCCGAATAG
- a CDS encoding ABC transporter ATP-binding protein produces MLAVSNLQAAYGAAKVLFDISLHINAGEVVTLLGRNGMGKTTTINAIMGLLHPTGGTITFDNKPMAGQPSYRIAQAGIGLVPEGRQIFPTLTVEENLIATAAVRHPPARWTLEKIYDLFPRLKERRNNLGTQLSGGEQQMLAVGRALMTNPKLLILDEATEGLAPLIRLEIWNCLKKLKAEKQSILVIDKNVDALAAFADRHVVIEKGCVVWTGTSEQLKSDPTVKDRFLHV; encoded by the coding sequence ATGCTCGCTGTTTCCAACCTGCAGGCCGCCTATGGCGCGGCAAAGGTGCTGTTCGATATCTCGCTGCATATCAATGCCGGCGAGGTCGTCACGCTGCTCGGCCGCAACGGCATGGGCAAGACCACGACCATCAATGCCATCATGGGCCTGCTGCATCCGACCGGCGGCACCATCACCTTCGACAACAAGCCGATGGCCGGGCAGCCCTCCTATCGCATCGCGCAAGCCGGCATCGGCCTGGTGCCCGAAGGCCGCCAGATTTTTCCGACCCTGACGGTGGAGGAGAATTTGATCGCCACCGCCGCCGTACGCCATCCACCGGCGCGCTGGACGCTGGAGAAGATCTACGATCTCTTCCCGCGCCTGAAGGAACGCCGCAACAATCTCGGCACGCAGCTTTCGGGCGGTGAACAGCAGATGCTGGCGGTCGGCCGTGCGCTGATGACCAATCCGAAACTGCTCATCCTCGATGAAGCGACCGAAGGCCTCGCGCCGCTGATCCGGCTCGAAATCTGGAATTGCCTGAAGAAGCTGAAGGCGGAAAAACAATCCATTCTGGTGATCGACAAGAATGTCGATGCACTCGCGGCTTTTGCCGATCGTCATGTGGTCATCGAGAAAGGCTGCGTAGTCTGGACTGGAACGTCCGAGCAATTGAAGAGCGATCCCACCGTGAAGGATCGCTTCCTGCATGTTTGA
- a CDS encoding flavin-dependent oxidoreductase, protein MKAIIVGGGIGGLTTALMLRARGIDCELYEQADTIRELGVGINTLTHAIRELTGLGLLDRLDAIAIRTDELHYLNRHGQEVWREKRGYGAGFDVPQFSIHRGRLQSVIHRAVEERLGTEAIHTGCKLGSFTQDEGGVTAYFFDRNNNHVETARGDILIGADGIHSKVRNTLFPNEGGPIWNGLMLWRGARDWPTFLTGNSMIVAGGLHAKVVVYPIAEGESPSSRLTNWAVLVKTGEGGSLPPRREDWSRVGKREELMPHVARFKVPYIDVPALITATPEFWEYPCCDRDPLPYWTSGRVTLLGDAAHPMYPVGSNGASQAILDARALADALAHAEHPRQALMAYERKRLPMTAEIVRANRRGGPEGVIDAVEQIAPDGFDNVENVLSYAQREAIVKGYAHKAGFGAQPGLQVVNG, encoded by the coding sequence ATGAAGGCGATCATTGTCGGCGGCGGCATTGGCGGTTTGACCACGGCACTGATGCTGCGGGCCCGCGGCATCGATTGCGAGCTGTACGAGCAGGCAGACACGATCCGCGAGCTCGGCGTCGGCATCAACACGCTGACCCATGCGATCCGCGAACTCACCGGTCTCGGTTTGCTCGACAGGCTCGACGCCATCGCCATCCGCACCGACGAACTGCATTATCTCAACCGCCACGGCCAGGAAGTCTGGCGCGAGAAGCGCGGCTATGGCGCCGGCTTCGACGTGCCGCAATTCTCGATCCATCGCGGCCGCCTGCAGAGCGTCATCCATCGCGCCGTCGAAGAACGTCTCGGCACCGAGGCGATCCACACCGGCTGCAAGCTTGGCTCCTTCACCCAGGACGAAGGCGGCGTCACCGCTTATTTCTTCGATCGCAACAACAATCATGTGGAGACCGCGCGCGGTGACATCCTGATCGGCGCCGACGGCATCCATTCCAAGGTGCGCAACACGCTGTTTCCGAATGAGGGCGGACCGATCTGGAACGGCCTGATGCTGTGGCGCGGCGCGCGCGACTGGCCGACATTCCTCACCGGCAATTCGATGATCGTCGCCGGCGGCCTGCATGCCAAGGTCGTGGTCTATCCGATCGCCGAGGGCGAGTCGCCGAGCAGCCGTCTTACCAACTGGGCCGTGCTGGTGAAGACCGGCGAGGGCGGCTCGTTGCCGCCGCGTCGTGAGGATTGGTCGCGGGTCGGCAAGCGCGAAGAGCTGATGCCGCATGTGGCGCGTTTCAAGGTGCCGTATATCGACGTGCCCGCGCTCATCACCGCGACGCCGGAATTCTGGGAATATCCCTGCTGCGACCGCGATCCCTTGCCGTATTGGACGAGCGGCCGCGTCACGCTGCTCGGCGACGCCGCGCATCCGATGTATCCGGTCGGCTCCAACGGCGCCTCGCAGGCGATCCTCGATGCGCGTGCGTTGGCCGATGCGCTGGCCCATGCCGAACATCCGCGCCAGGCGCTGATGGCCTATGAACGCAAGCGCCTGCCGATGACCGCCGAGATCGTGCGCGCCAACCGCCGCGGCGGTCCGGAAGGCGTCATCGATGCCGTCGAGCAGATCGCGCCGGATGGTTTTGATAACGTCGAGAACGTGCTGAGCTACGCCCAGCGCGAGGCCATCGTGAAAGGCTATGCGCACAAGGCCGGCTTTGGTGCGCAGCCGGGATTGCAGGTCGTGAACGGGTAA
- a CDS encoding cupin domain-containing protein: MTKTESAGITRANEGMQGITWNILGQTYVPKNCTEDSFSWHATFPPGTFVPPHIHPDQDEYLYILEGKLDFFLGGNEISATPGDLVRLERGIPHGIFNKSDQTVKVLFWVSPSRRLYDLFWAIHNMKEQKPEDVVALAAEYNIHFLPPPPGA, encoded by the coding sequence ATGACAAAGACCGAAAGCGCCGGCATCACCCGTGCCAATGAGGGCATGCAGGGCATCACCTGGAACATCCTCGGCCAGACCTATGTGCCGAAGAACTGCACCGAGGATTCCTTCTCGTGGCACGCCACCTTCCCGCCCGGCACTTTCGTGCCGCCGCATATCCATCCGGACCAGGACGAGTATCTCTACATCCTCGAAGGCAAGCTCGACTTCTTCCTCGGCGGCAATGAGATTTCGGCGACGCCGGGCGATCTCGTGCGCCTCGAACGTGGCATCCCACATGGCATCTTCAACAAGTCGGACCAGACTGTGAAAGTGCTGTTCTGGGTCTCGCCATCGCGCCGGCTCTACGATCTGTTCTGGGCGATCCACAACATGAAGGAGCAGAAGCCCGAAGACGTGGTGGCGCTGGCCGCGGAATATAACATCCACTTCCTGCCGCCGCCTCCGGGGGCGTGA